In Fundidesulfovibrio soli, the following are encoded in one genomic region:
- a CDS encoding sensor histidine kinase, which yields MREGHKTGDQLQAELARARARLAACEARCRAGAKDRVRLAQLAEFVLHNPSPVLRTGLDGLILRLNPAAERVLGLGMLGRSVFDLLPGLQAAVAERRAVWEPLCVEAGFADRWYAFHVVRSEARDGYYIYGNDITERRQAEESLRRTQAILAHSEALLNQTERLARVGGWEFDLASGDISWTRELYRIFGVESSAYDQGDYKRNFDFVDPIWRPSLESAFEILLAEGSPFDLELPITTGDGRRRWIRATAEAERSGGKVGRVYGNIMDITELKESERFREDVERIIRHEIKTPLCGLLSLAELVVARGATERSLQLFPDLVRAVRHVMDIVDSSEKICRMEKGDYALKATWFELGTVVEKLSEELAHMFNRKGCSMVRNAPEGPAMIHGEEFLVADMLSNLLRNAVEASPEGRPVTVSWEVGPDGVIIRVHNMGAVPECVRGRFFEKYATSGKPHGTGLGTYSARLVASAHGGGIGFSSSEAEGTTIEIIMPVPREGRPAR from the coding sequence ATGCGGGAAGGTCACAAAACCGGCGACCAGCTTCAGGCCGAGTTGGCAAGGGCGCGCGCCAGATTGGCGGCCTGCGAGGCCCGTTGCCGGGCGGGCGCGAAAGACCGGGTCCGGTTGGCGCAACTGGCCGAATTCGTTCTGCACAATCCTTCCCCGGTGCTTCGGACAGGCCTCGACGGCCTCATACTGCGCCTGAATCCCGCCGCGGAGCGGGTGTTGGGGCTCGGCATGCTGGGCAGATCCGTCTTCGATTTGTTGCCGGGTCTTCAAGCCGCCGTGGCGGAACGCCGGGCCGTGTGGGAGCCGCTGTGCGTCGAGGCGGGGTTCGCTGACAGGTGGTACGCGTTCCACGTGGTCCGCTCGGAGGCCAGGGACGGGTACTACATCTACGGCAACGACATAACCGAGAGGCGCCAGGCCGAGGAAAGCCTGCGCCGGACGCAGGCGATACTGGCCCACAGCGAAGCGTTGCTCAACCAGACCGAGAGGCTGGCCCGCGTGGGCGGCTGGGAGTTCGACCTGGCCAGCGGGGACATCTCCTGGACCAGGGAACTCTACCGCATCTTCGGCGTTGAGAGCTCCGCGTACGATCAGGGCGACTACAAGCGCAATTTCGACTTCGTGGACCCGATCTGGAGACCCTCCCTGGAGAGCGCCTTCGAAATCTTGCTCGCCGAGGGGAGCCCGTTCGACCTTGAGTTGCCCATAACCACGGGCGACGGCCGCCGCAGGTGGATCCGGGCCACGGCCGAAGCCGAGCGATCCGGCGGCAAGGTCGGGCGCGTCTACGGCAACATCATGGACATCACGGAGCTCAAGGAGTCCGAACGGTTCAGGGAGGACGTCGAACGCATCATCCGCCACGAGATCAAGACCCCCTTGTGCGGCCTGCTAAGCCTGGCCGAACTGGTCGTGGCCAGGGGCGCGACCGAGCGTTCGCTGCAGCTGTTTCCCGATCTGGTGCGTGCAGTCCGGCACGTCATGGACATCGTCGACTCGTCCGAGAAGATCTGCCGCATGGAAAAGGGGGACTACGCCCTCAAGGCGACATGGTTCGAGCTGGGGACCGTGGTGGAAAAGCTGTCGGAGGAACTGGCCCACATGTTCAACCGCAAGGGCTGCAGCATGGTCAGGAATGCGCCGGAGGGGCCCGCCATGATCCACGGCGAGGAGTTCCTCGTGGCGGACATGCTCTCCAACCTGCTCAGGAACGCGGTCGAGGCCTCGCCGGAGGGCCGCCCGGTCACCGTGTCCTGGGAGGTGGGGCCGGATGGGGTCATCATCCGCGTCCATAATATGGGGGCAGTGCCCGAGTGCGTGCGCGGCCGTTTCTTCGAAAAGTACGCCACGAGCGGCAAGCCGCACGGCACGGGGCTCGGCACGTACAGCGCCCGCCTGGTGGCCTCGGCCCACGGGGGCGGCATCGGCTTCAGCAGCAGCGAAGCCGAGGGGACGACAATCGAAATCATCATGCCCGTTCCGCGGGAGGGCCGACCCGCCCGGTGA